In Yersinia enterocolitica subsp. enterocolitica, one DNA window encodes the following:
- a CDS encoding exoribonuclease II — protein MFQDNPLLAQLKQQLHTQTPRVEGVVKGTEKGFGFLEVDGQKSYFIPPPQMKKVMHGDRIIATLHTDKDREIAEPETLVEPFLSRFVGRVQRKDDRLSIVPDHPLLRDAIQCRPVRELTHDFQSGDWAVAEMRRHPLKGDRGFNADLTAFITDGEDHFVPWWVTLARHNLEREAPVMVESALHDANLQREDLTALNFVTIDSASTEDMDDALQVQDNGDGSLLLTIAIADPTAYVDENSELDLIARKRAFTNYLPGFNIPMLPRDLSDNLCSLRPNERRPVLVCRVTIAADGTLGEDIHFSAAWVESKAKLVYDDVSDWLEGSGDWQPQNADIAEQITLLKRVCEARSHWREQHALVFKDRPDYRFLLGEKGEVLDIIVEHRRIANRIVEECMIAANVCAAIALRDNLGFGIYNVHTGFDPALVEQAANVLQANGVEADPQALLTLPGFCELRRHLDALPTQFLDSRIRRFQTFAEISTVPGPHFGLGLEAYATWTSPIRKYGDMVNHRLLKAIITGQQAEKPQDEITVQLAERRRLNRMAERDVGDWLYARYLQPMAGTDTRFPAEIIDVTRGGLRVRLLDNGAVAFIPAPFIHAVRDEMVCSQETGTVQIKGETVYSQSDKIEVRIAEVRMETRNVVARPVV, from the coding sequence ATGTTTCAAGATAACCCGCTGCTGGCGCAGCTAAAACAGCAACTTCACACTCAGACTCCACGCGTCGAAGGCGTGGTTAAAGGTACTGAGAAAGGCTTTGGCTTTCTTGAGGTAGACGGGCAGAAAAGTTACTTTATTCCGCCGCCACAGATGAAAAAAGTCATGCATGGCGATCGTATTATTGCCACTCTTCACACCGATAAAGATCGTGAAATTGCTGAGCCGGAAACCCTGGTTGAGCCATTTTTATCCCGCTTTGTTGGCCGTGTGCAACGAAAAGATGACCGCCTGTCTATCGTTCCTGACCATCCTCTGCTGCGTGATGCCATTCAATGTCGTCCAGTGCGTGAACTGACTCACGATTTCCAGAGCGGTGATTGGGCGGTGGCCGAGATGCGCCGCCATCCATTAAAAGGCGATCGTGGCTTTAATGCCGATCTGACTGCTTTTATTACTGATGGTGAAGATCACTTCGTGCCTTGGTGGGTCACCCTGGCGCGCCATAATCTGGAGCGTGAAGCGCCAGTCATGGTTGAATCAGCGTTGCATGATGCCAACCTGCAACGGGAAGATTTGACTGCGCTTAATTTTGTCACTATCGACAGTGCCAGCACGGAAGATATGGATGATGCTTTGCAGGTGCAAGACAACGGTGACGGCTCGCTGTTGTTGACCATTGCTATTGCTGACCCTACTGCTTATGTCGATGAAAACAGTGAGTTGGACTTAATTGCCCGTAAACGTGCATTTACCAACTATCTGCCGGGCTTTAACATCCCGATGCTACCACGTGATTTATCCGATAATCTTTGCTCACTGCGACCGAATGAACGCCGCCCGGTATTGGTGTGCCGCGTCACTATTGCTGCTGATGGCACGCTCGGTGAAGACATTCACTTCTCAGCCGCCTGGGTTGAGTCGAAAGCCAAACTGGTTTATGACGACGTCTCTGATTGGTTAGAAGGCAGTGGTGACTGGCAGCCACAAAATGCTGATATCGCTGAACAAATCACATTATTAAAACGTGTTTGCGAAGCGCGCAGCCATTGGCGTGAACAGCATGCATTGGTGTTTAAAGACCGGCCTGACTACCGCTTCTTGTTGGGCGAAAAAGGCGAAGTGCTGGATATCATTGTTGAACACCGCCGCATTGCTAACCGTATTGTTGAAGAGTGCATGATTGCCGCTAACGTCTGTGCCGCTATTGCGCTGCGTGATAATCTTGGTTTTGGCATCTATAACGTGCATACCGGTTTTGATCCCGCGCTGGTTGAGCAAGCCGCTAATGTGTTGCAGGCCAATGGGGTGGAAGCCGATCCGCAAGCACTGCTGACCTTACCTGGTTTCTGTGAATTGCGCCGTCATCTTGATGCCTTACCGACCCAGTTCCTTGATAGTCGCATCCGCCGCTTCCAGACATTCGCTGAAATCAGCACCGTTCCCGGCCCACACTTCGGTTTAGGGCTTGAAGCTTACGCCACCTGGACCTCGCCAATTCGTAAATACGGCGATATGGTCAACCATCGTCTGCTGAAAGCCATTATTACGGGTCAGCAAGCGGAAAAACCACAGGACGAAATCACGGTTCAATTGGCCGAACGCCGCCGTTTGAATCGCATGGCTGAACGTGATGTCGGTGATTGGTTGTATGCCCGTTACCTACAACCGATGGCAGGCACAGATACGCGCTTCCCGGCGGAAATTATTGATGTCACTCGCGGTGGCCTACGGGTGCGCTTACTGGATAACGGCGCAGTCGCCTTTATTCCCGCGCCCTTTATTCATGCGGTGCGTGATGAAATGGTGTGCAGCCAGGAAACCGGCACCGTGCAAATCAAAGGTGAAACGGTTTACAGCCAGAGCGACAAAATTGAAGTGCGCATTGCCGAAGTACGGATGGAAACGCGCAACGTGGTGGCCCGTCCAGTGGTTTGA